TATGCTTATATTCGTAAAGCCAACCTCTTGGGCCAAATGAATCGTTTCATATACTTCAGAGGCCCGGTGGGTCCGGCCAATTCGTTTTAATAATTCATCATTGAAGCTTTGCACTCCAAAGCTAAGCCTATTGACCCCCGAATCATAAAGTATCTCGAGTTTTTCCCTCGAAAGATCCCCTGGATTGGCTTCGAATGTATATTCAGCCTTTTCGGGATCAAAGGGCAGGGTTTCATTGATTGCTTCACATAAGAATGCAAGCTGCTTTTCATCTAGAGAGGTCGGTGTCCCTCCACCGACGAAAACTGTCTCCAAACCTGCAGTCGGGTATTTGGAAAGCTGCATCACCATTTCCCTTTTCATCATCTGTAAATATTCGTCGACCGGCTGTCCCTGCAAAAATACTTTATTGAAATCACAATAATGACAAATATGTTCACAAAATGGTATATGGAGGTAGGCGCTTTTGATCATTGTGTTCACAACCTTTTAATCGAATGAGTCGATAGAAAAAGAGGCTAGATCTCCTCTACCCTCTTTTTTCTATCTATCGTTTATTTTATTTATTTTTTGGTGTCGTATCATCCATTTTCAAAACAGCCATGAAAGCTTCTTGCGGAACTTCAACTGAACCTACTTGTTTCATCCGCTTTTTACCTTCTTTCTGTTTTTCGAGCAACTTACGTTTACGGGAAATATCGCCGCCGTAACATTTAGCCAATACGTTTTTGCGCATTGCACTAATCGAAGAACGGGCGATGATTTTTTGCCCGATCGCCGCTTGGATCGGCACTTCAAATTGTTGTCTTGGAATTAGCTTCTTCAATTTTTCAACAATGACCTTCCCGCGTTCATAAGCAAAGTCCTTATGAACAATGAAACTTAAAGCATCGACAGTTTCAGAATTCAATAAGATATCCATCTTCACTAGCTTGGACGGTTTGTAGCCGATCAACTCATAATCGAACGAAGCATAGCCTCTTGTATTGGATTTCAATTGATCGAAGAAATCATACACGATTTCCGATAATGGAATTTCGTAATGAATGCTCACACGAGTCTCATCTATATATTCCATATCAATGAAGTTACCGCGTTTATTTTGACAGATTTCCATGATCGTCCCAACAAACTCCGTCGGTGCCATCATCGTTGCTTTGACATATGGCTCCTCGACCCGTTCGATCTTTTGAGCATCAGGCATATTAGATGGGTTATCCACTTTCAGGACCGTTCCATCTGTTTGGACCACATCATAAATAACACTAGGTGCAGTGGTGATCAGATCGATTTTGAATTCACGTTCAATCCGTTCCTGGATAATTTCCATATGAAGGAGTCCAAGGAATCCGCAACGGAAACCGAAGCCCAACGCTTGCGATGATTCCGCTTCGAACTGAAGCGCTGAATCGTTCAATTCCAATTTTTCCAATGCATCCCGTAAATCATTGAATTTCGATGCGTCAATCGGGTATAAACCGCAATATACCATAGGATTCATCTTCCTGTAACCCGGCAATGGTTCTGTCGCGCTATTCACGGCACTTGTAATCGTATCACCAACAGTCGTATCACCAACGTTTTTAATGGATGCCGTAAGGAAACCTACATCACCGACGTTCAGTTCATCCAACAGCTGGGTCTTAGGGTTGAAGACACCCAATTCGGTAACATCGAATTCTTTGCCAGTTGACATCATTTTGATTTTGTCGCCCACTTTAACGGAACCCTCGACAACACGGATATAGGCAACTACACCGCGGTACGCATCAAATAGTGAATCGAAAATAAGCGCCTTGAAAGGTGCATCGGGATCACCTTGTGGAGCTGGAACCAATTCAACGACCTGTTCCAAAATCTCCTCGATTCCGATTCCTGCTTTAGCCGAAGCCAAGACTGCATCGGAAGCATCCAATCCGATCACTTCCTCGATTTCTCCACGCACCCGTTCCGGATCTGCACTCGGCAAATCAATTTTATTGATGACCGGAATGATTTCAAGGTTGTTGTCCAAAGCTAAATACACGTTTGCAAGCGTTTGGGCCTCAATTCCTTGTGCCGCATCGACAACAAGGACAGCGCCTTCACACGCTGCAAGGCTTCGTGACACTTCATACGTAAAATCGACATGTCCCGGTGTATCAATAAGATGGAAGATATATTCTTCTCCATCTTTCGCGTTATATTTCAATTGAATCGCATTCAATTTAATCGTAATTCCGCGCTCACGCTCTAAATCCATGGAATCCAATAGTTGACTCTTCATTTCACGCTGAGTCATGGCGTTCGTTTTTTCAATGATACGATCCGCCAATGTAGATTTACCATGATCAATATGAGCGATGATGGAAAAGTTACGAATTTTTGATTGTCTTTTTAATTTTTCTTCTCTATTCATGACGTTCACTCCCACTAGTCGACACAATACACTATTTTTTATTATATCAATAGAAAATGCAAGATTCAACAGAATAGTTACAAAAGAAGCATCATTGCAGGGCAAAGGATAAAAAAAGGCTGCATTCCGGATTCGGATGCAGCCTTTTGGCAGGGCACACTCAACTTATTACATACCTAAATCATATCAATTAGTGCTTGAAAGGCACCTGATATGGACTCTCCCAGCGTTTTGCCGATCGATGAAAAAAAGTTGAAGGCTTTCATTTCTTCAAGTTTTTCTTTTTTCGTCTCCAAATCATGACTTGTTACTTTTTCGCCAAGGATATCCGCTTCCATCTCCCCTTGGTCCGATTGGTTAATCATGAATGCACTATTCAAAGAGGGATCTTCATACCCCTTCATTTTTTTCATCCCGTCGTTCGCTTGCTGCATCCCAATCAGAACACCTAAAAATAATACGAGCACGATCCCTGTACATTTCAACCAAAATCGAACCATGATAAGAGAACTCCTTTCAAATCACTTCGCTTCCGAATCCCCGGTCGGGTTATCCACTGCTTTGGCATCCCAGTAAAATTCACTGAAAACATCGGTAAAGGCATCAACGGTCAAGTACATTTCTTCGAAAGTATTATCAACAC
This sequence is a window from Brevibacillus sp. JNUCC-41. Protein-coding genes within it:
- the lepA gene encoding translation elongation factor 4; its protein translation is MNREEKLKRQSKIRNFSIIAHIDHGKSTLADRIIEKTNAMTQREMKSQLLDSMDLERERGITIKLNAIQLKYNAKDGEEYIFHLIDTPGHVDFTYEVSRSLAACEGAVLVVDAAQGIEAQTLANVYLALDNNLEIIPVINKIDLPSADPERVRGEIEEVIGLDASDAVLASAKAGIGIEEILEQVVELVPAPQGDPDAPFKALIFDSLFDAYRGVVAYIRVVEGSVKVGDKIKMMSTGKEFDVTELGVFNPKTQLLDELNVGDVGFLTASIKNVGDTTVGDTITSAVNSATEPLPGYRKMNPMVYCGLYPIDASKFNDLRDALEKLELNDSALQFEAESSQALGFGFRCGFLGLLHMEIIQERIEREFKIDLITTAPSVIYDVVQTDGTVLKVDNPSNMPDAQKIERVEEPYVKATMMAPTEFVGTIMEICQNKRGNFIDMEYIDETRVSIHYEIPLSEIVYDFFDQLKSNTRGYASFDYELIGYKPSKLVKMDILLNSETVDALSFIVHKDFAYERGKVIVEKLKKLIPRQQFEVPIQAAIGQKIIARSSISAMRKNVLAKCYGGDISRKRKLLEKQKEGKKRMKQVGSVEVPQEAFMAVLKMDDTTPKNK
- a CDS encoding YqxA family protein, with amino-acid sequence MVRFWLKCTGIVLVLFLGVLIGMQQANDGMKKMKGYEDPSLNSAFMINQSDQGEMEADILGEKVTSHDLETKKEKLEEMKAFNFFSSIGKTLGESISGAFQALIDMI